One window of the Thermococcus sp. P6 genome contains the following:
- a CDS encoding DUF1699 family protein produces the protein MRVEVKARNVPELLRKLRNLDENVTEVYVNLRPTAEIVVAILDRAPNVRRISCPPSLYPKVSRRVIEALSQLGIELVPEGYPRGRPRKYDEGTVRKVRTLFREGVPAREISARTGIPLRTVYYLIERNGVE, from the coding sequence ATGAGGGTGGAAGTCAAGGCCCGGAACGTTCCGGAACTCCTGAGGAAGCTCAGGAACCTTGACGAAAACGTTACCGAAGTCTACGTGAACCTCCGCCCGACGGCCGAGATAGTGGTGGCGATACTCGATCGCGCCCCAAACGTTAGGAGGATCTCCTGCCCCCCGAGCCTGTATCCAAAGGTTTCCAGGAGGGTTATCGAGGCCCTATCCCAGCTGGGGATAGAGCTCGTCCCCGAGGGCTATCCGCGGGGAAGGCCGAGAAAGTACGATGAGGGGACCGTTCGGAAGGTTCGGACGCTCTTCCGGGAGGGCGTCCCTGCGAGGGAGATAAGCGCCAGAACCGGCATTCCCCTCCGGACGGTCTACTACCTGATCGAACGGAATGGGGTTGAGTGA
- a CDS encoding DUF4129 domain-containing protein, translating into MERTKVLYALLFLSFLLISSLMGGGRIGGGTTVFNFEWIFFFASIFLFGAAGYTLKLLLEGKLQRGTGRPSRGNVLAGAITLLAIFVALKLLFEKKPEKLVRGGGVGETIPGIRYNVTPNDFVVTLRDLPWIFYVLPLVLFFAILLTVKKRKTAGVFEVKFEPGMSYESIEGTPEERVIKMYKNVTAGLVMKGYPYRKSWTHREYEERLRGIFPDIKDLDVLTEVFERARYAGRLGEDEVIRARKSYDRLMKMLR; encoded by the coding sequence ATGGAAAGGACAAAGGTGCTTTACGCTCTCCTCTTCCTTTCCTTCCTCCTTATCTCCTCACTCATGGGCGGGGGCAGGATAGGAGGGGGAACGACGGTCTTCAACTTCGAGTGGATCTTTTTCTTCGCCAGCATCTTCCTGTTCGGGGCCGCAGGTTACACGTTAAAGCTTCTCCTCGAGGGGAAACTCCAGAGGGGGACCGGGAGGCCCAGCAGGGGAAACGTTCTTGCCGGTGCAATAACCCTGTTAGCCATCTTCGTTGCCCTTAAACTGCTCTTTGAAAAAAAGCCGGAAAAACTCGTGAGGGGCGGAGGGGTGGGGGAAACGATCCCGGGGATCCGGTACAACGTCACCCCAAACGATTTTGTGGTTACCCTGAGGGACCTTCCATGGATATTCTACGTCCTTCCCCTCGTCCTTTTCTTCGCGATCCTCCTGACCGTCAAGAAGCGGAAAACGGCAGGGGTCTTTGAGGTGAAGTTCGAGCCCGGCATGAGTTACGAGTCAATAGAGGGGACGCCCGAGGAGAGGGTGATAAAGATGTACAAAAACGTCACAGCGGGCCTCGTTATGAAGGGTTACCCCTACAGGAAGAGCTGGACGCACCGGGAGTACGAGGAGAGGCTGAGGGGGATCTTTCCCGACATCAAAGACCTCGACGTTCTCACGGAGGTATTCGAGAGGGCCAGATACGCCGGAAGGCTCGGGGAAGATGAAGTCATCAGGGCGAGGAAGAGCTACGACAGGCTCATGAAGATGTTGAGGTAG